One window of the Anopheles cruzii chromosome 2, idAnoCruzAS_RS32_06, whole genome shotgun sequence genome contains the following:
- the LOC128267573 gene encoding integrator complex subunit 8, which yields MDLLKPRTVPLSEETILWFEFLLKPTLLTKHLNKPNPDPSPTDLIIQFLSITPEGQNPHDVSTTPPDPETSGPQKSDGLRYTKKQLALKVLALKVAAFIRWDLDQLERSLTVARQVQLLGDLCSIMAGKMVTLPLSLVHESPTVAVDGPKHALTFALTLYHRWVLRAQVLRAAVIKNSKPFNNHTQSLTEPVSFTLRDESSISALEPFTQLSIDFLNQLLQEPHTFRVLTYDSFVPLDSNIDNTQQRFEAALAIRACELRAQIHYDLCMYYLFVQRYELARQHVLLCKENYTQWQREEGAGRGGPPLYCTVDGDALQGYLLACGVTGEPDGLLQRLHESILNHYSDIVVILKEDNIRREIPMTQRKLLELNIEGYNAIGSTDGNPIEQKELELAVVALNIIRYVMDGENILSCNVALQKYKHEQPKLIESLFQYADEQYDQFAEDDRTLLRRYFFDIVTLYGAELGSAIEGFVRTYPRVVSEQELQDYRQQRSEPDTQLSGIAVQSDWTIPETKNVRLEVGQLERQLISCTSANAVRKLLVKLAGTNPSKPLFTINPSWSIPYALEQILIPLQRGFLQDFAYILIGKAHELAARKDYTTALTLLTVLKNETQRPELAGNPLVTKLGKMVSWEGLYIQIQQVLAEWPRKPADQQQLIRSCKQCMNTIIGSNANTDLIPHGKVLEHCAVLLLNFNEWNALLLQPDKRFPGIELCSALTQAFLDIEKFKGTKKTNREAWELVLPMFLNAPGSRQRQLAPDSPLVLLIAKLRDPLVISIMLSLLAKLHNIVKDETNFDMNAEYMFLWPANVNNTSVYNLKLVAEALNLLLNQALKYYPNNIPWIKLKGDVEYVSNNYEAAMRFYVTALISGTEYCTVHLQRPLFDDFLIRRMIKCSSSLGCFVQAAVLCQFFDEPDYGLAFKSISEKSSSYADAMDSYYSCIWDPTLLEFIVNWHYKKGEHKRRLQTIAFLGQLELNANNNEEIKREAAAVRKNRFLRSLAKQYMC from the exons ATGGATCTACTGAAACCACGAACCGTGCCCCTCTCGGAGGAGACCATACTGTGGTTCGAGTTTCTCCTGAAACCAACTCTCCTGACGAAGCACCTAAACAAACCTAATCCCG ATCCGTCGCCGACCGATCTGATCATCCAGTTCCTATCGATAACTCCGGAGGGTCAAAACCCGCACGACGTTAGCACCACCCCACCGGATCCCGAAACGAGTGGCCCGCAAAAATCGGATGGTCTGCGGTACACGAAGAAGCAACTGGCACTGAAGGTACTTGCCCTCAAGGTGGCCGCCTTCATCCGATGGGACTTGGATCAGCTCGAACGCAGCCTAACCGTGGCTCGCCAGGTGCAGCTGCTCGGTGACTTGTGCAGCATTATGGCGGGCAAGATGGTCACGTTGCCACTGTCGCTCGTGCACGAATCCCCAACGGTCGCTGTGGACGGACCGAAGCATGCTCTAACGTTCGCGCTTACGCTGTACCACCGCTGGGTTCTGCGAGCGCAGGTACTCCGTGCGGCGGTCATAAAGAACTCAAAGCCCTTCAACAACCACAC TCAATCGTTAACGGAGCCCGTCAGCTTTACGCTGCGCGATGAATCGTCCATTTCGGCACTGGAACCGTTTACGCAGCTTAGCATCGACTTTCTGAACCAACTTCTGCAAGAACCGCACACGTTCCGGGTGCTAACGTACGATTCCTTCGTACCGCTCGATTCGAACATCGACAACACCCAGCAACGCTTCGAAGCGGCCCTGGCCATACGGGCGTGTGAACTGCGTGCCCAGATTCACTACGATCTCTGCATGTACTATCTGTTCGTGCAGCGCTACGAGCTGGCCCGCCAGCACGTGCTGCTGTGTAAAGAGAACTACACCCAATGGCAGCGGGAAGAAGGTGCGGGCCGGGGTGGACCACCGCTGTACTGTACGGTCGATGGGGACGCTCTGCAAGGTTATCTGTTGGCGTGTGGCGTAACGGGAGAACCAGACGGGTTATTGCAGCGTTTGCACGAATCCATCCTCAACCACTACTCCGACATCGTGGTCATTCTGAAGGAGGACAACATCCGGCGCGAGATACCGATGACCCAGCGCAAGCTGCTCGAGCTAAACATCGAGGGCTACAATGCAATCGGCAGCACCGACGGCAATCCGATCGAACAGAAGGAGCTCGAGTTGGCCGTGGTGGCACTCAACATCATCCGGTACGTGATGGACGGCGAGAACATTCTGAGCTGCAACGTGGCGCTGCAAAAGTACAAACACGAGCAACCGAAACTGATCGAATCGCTGTTCCAGTACGCGGATGAACAGTACGATCAGTTCGCCGAGGACGATCGCACGCTGTTGCGGCGATACTTTTTCGACATCGTAACCCTGTACGGGGCGGAACTGGGCAGCGCCATCGAGGGGTTCGTTCGAACCTACCCGAGGGTGGTATCGGAACAGGAGCTACAGGACTATCGCCAGCAGCGCTCCGAACCCGACACGCAGCTGTCCGGAATTGCGGTTCAAAGCGATTGGACCATTCCGGAAACGAAAA ATGTTCGACTCGAAGTGGGACAACTAGAACGGCAACTGATATCGTGCACCTCGGCCAACGCCGTCCGCAAGCTGCTGGTGAAACTGGCCGGCACCAATCCCTCGAAGCCACTGTTCACCATCAACCCGAGCTGGTCCATCCCGTACGCCCTGGAGCAGATCCTGATTCCGCTGCAACGCGGTTTCCTGCAGGACTTTGCGTACATTCTGATCGGAAAGGCACACGAACTGGCCGCACGGAAAGACTACACCACGGCGCTTACGTTGCTGACGGTGCTGAAGAACGAAACCCAGCGCCCCGAACTGGCAGGCAATCCGCTGGTGACCAAGCTTGGCAAGATGGTGTCCTGGGAGGGACTGTACATTCAGATTCAGCAAGTGCTGGCCGAGTGGCCGCGCAAACCGGCCGACCAGCAGCAACTGATACGCAGCTGCAAGCAGTGCATGAACACGATCATCGGTAGCAACGCAAACACCGATCTGATTCCGCACGGTAAGGTGCTGGAACACTGTGCGGTACTGCTTTTGAACTTTAACGAATGGAACGCACTGCTCCTGCAGCCCGACAAGCGCTTTCCCGGCATCGAACTGTGTTCGGCGCTCACGCAAGCGTTCCTCGATATCGAAAAGTTCAAGGGCACCAAAAAGACGAACCGCGAAGCGTGGGAACTGGTGTTGCCGATGTTTTTGAATGCGCCCGGCTCTCGCCAACGGCAGCTAGCACCGGACAGTCCGCTCGTGTTATTGATTGCGAAACTGCGCGATCCGCTCGTCATCTCCATAATGCTGTCGCTGCTGGCGAAGCTGCACAACATCGTGAAGGACGAAACGAACTTTGACATGAACGCGGAGTACATGTTCCTGTGGCCAGCGAACGTCAACAA TACATCGGTCTACAATCTGAAGCTGGTGGCCGAAGCACTCAATTTGCTGCTCAACCAGGCCCTCAAGTACTACCCGAACAACATTCCGTGGATCAAGCTCAAGGGGGACGTGGAGTACGTGAGCAACAACTACGAGGCCGCGATGCGCTTCTACGTGACGGCCCTCATCTCCGGCACGGAGTACTGTACGGTGCATCTGCAGCGGCCACTGTTTGACGATTTTCTCATCCGACGCATGATCAAGTGCAGCTCGAGCCTCGGGTGCTTCGTACAGGCGGCCGTCCTGTGCCAGTTTTTCGACGAACCCGACTACGGTCTGGCGTTCAAAAGTATCAGCGAGAAGTCGTCCAGCTACGCGGACGCGATGGACTCGTACTATAGCTGCATTTGGGACCCAACGCTGCTCGAGTTCATCGTCAACTGGCACTACAAGAAGGGCGAGCACAAGCGACGCCTGCAAACG ATTGCATTCCTCGGACAGCTGGAGCTGAATGCCAATAACAACGAAGAAATCAAACGGGAGGCGGCCGCCGTACGAAAGAACCGTTTTCTGCGGTCCCTTGCCAAACAGTACATGTGTTAA